The Parambassis ranga chromosome 14, fParRan2.1, whole genome shotgun sequence genome includes a window with the following:
- the zbtb21 gene encoding zinc finger and BTB domain-containing protein 21, which produces MESLGHYSNPTHSLSVLGALNEQRLRGQMCDVVLVVADQRYQAHKSVLAASSEYFQSLFTQMDTEPQEVVNLDFCEPDAFEIVLNYIYSSSLFVDKGSLAAIQELGYSLGIPFLTNIVSTRPHASYCVSRKRLSFSEGDENDFQTRSVIVRRVRNDTAHPSHSNYQRKTSDRSASPHSTRVSAQPVSEHNSYESGRKSDSSRKLSEQSEASERMPTFPYSSILKGNSSHITSVRPQLTSSVSFSDAEVQHIRLSSGACQDAKEENEGQEPHYHTKVPFQSKASEAGQTIDRSGPLIKSLLRRSLSMDSPVPVFSPTLELKVLQNREQSVVKMASKSEPETAAQNGKSNRTSPLVLRSTYPSRYDIGAQGDRAVSVKAEPSSPLADPMDIIRITVGDSLPVNLEDLQRNYDHSRADFNPLGKRKDRPDNRRYPFKKSNFFKEEGPSLDENISETVSQRAGSNPNENSEEPPQNKIFKCWNCLKVFRSSAGLHRHVNMYHNPEKPYACDICHKRFHTNFKVWTHCQTQHGVVQNPASSSSSSVLDEKFQKKLIDIVREREIKKALLWKLKRNKQGLQSSAHTKKRLRPSFICPYCGKVFVFQSQYRQHLRTHPAEKPDQDTESESILYQEQDEITQQKNIDTGVYSCKLCNMKLSSLLEQGDHERGCRHATVCPYCGLRFSSPGVKKDHEAHCKYKKLTCLECMRTFKSSFSIWRHQVEVHNHNIMTVKDQMHLKQQENSEEASEILGEEHYSEETLGTGRSRENISYSDSSGPPMYDSEDSSSYVPEDLSMGHHGRLVVKEEPLEEAVSERDNTEAAKTGPEEPGVWPCEKCGNLFSSRKDLERHQELLCHIKPFICHICNKAFRTNFRLWSHFQSHMSTASEPGAKEINRNPSPLSPSPPLTPQTSERPSPQASVLKSTQAAPVPEVMAEESSSPEPCSSSVNMTKRPELERQSSSHSPLSRSNSTENPGGPQEPDTLFYHAPSLSALTFKRQYMCKLCHRTFKTAFSLWSHEQSHSHM; this is translated from the coding sequence ATGGAGAGCCTTGGGCATTACAGTAACCCCACCCATTCCCTGTCAGTATTGGGGGCTCTCAATGAGCAGCGGCTGCGGGGCCAGATGTGTGATGTGGTTCTGGTTGTGGCAGACCAGAGGTACCAGGCCCATAAGAGTGTTCTCGCTGCCAGCAGTGAGTATTTCCAATCACTTTTCACACAGATGGATACAGAGCCTCAAGAGGTTGTAAACCTTGACTTCTGTGAGCCTGACGCCTTCGAGATAGTTTTGAATTACATTTACTCCTCCTCACTCTTTGTGGACAAAGGCAGCCTGGCAGCCATTCAAGAGCTGGGCTACAGCCTCGGAATCCCTTTCCTCACCAACATTGTGTCAACAAGGCCACATGCATCCTACTGTGTGTCCAGAAAAAGGCTTTCGTTCTCAGAGGGGGATGAGAATGATTTCCAGACAAGGAGCGTCATTGTGCGTCGGGTCCGGAATGACACAGCCCATCCCTCTCACTCAAACTATCAGAGAAAAACATCAGACAGATCAGCGTCTCCCCACTCTACTCGAGTGTCGGCTCAGCCTGTCTCAGAACACAACTCGTATGAATCAGGCAGGAAATCTGACTCCAGCAGGAAGTTATCTGAACAAAGTGAAGCTTCTGAGAGGATGCCCACCTTTCCGTACTCATCCATCCTAAAAGGGAATTCATCACACATCACTTCTGTTAGACCACAGCTGACATCATCAGTATCTTTCAGTGACGCTGAGGTACAGCACATCAGGCTGTCGTCTGGGGCCTGTCAGGATGCTAAAGAGGAAAATGAGGGGCAGGAGCCCCACTATCATACCAAAGTGCCCTTTCAGAGCAAGGCCAGTGAGGCAGGCCAGACCATTGACAGGAGCGGGCCACTCATAAAAAGCCTACTCAGAAGATCATTATCCATGGACAGCCCAGTTCCAGTCTTCTCACCCACACTGGAGCTTAAGGTGCTGCAAAATCGGGAACAGTCAGTTGTTAAAATGGCATCAAAATCTGAGCCAGAAACAGCTGCCCAAAATGGTAAATCAAATAGAACATCTCCTCTGGTTCTCAGGTCAACATACCCCAGCAGGTATGATATAGGCGCTCAGGGAGACAGGGCAGTTAGTGTGAAAGCTGAACCTAGCAGTCCACTCGCTGACCCCATGGACATTATTCGAATCACAGTTGGAGATTCTTTGCCAGTCAATCTTGAAGATCTGCAAAGAAATTATGACCATAGCAGAGCAGACTTCAATCCACTtgggaaaagaaaagacaggCCGGACAACAGGAGGTACCCCTTCAAGAAGAgcaatttttttaaagaagaggGCCCTTCACTTGATGAGAATATTTCAGAAACTGTATCTCAGCGTGCCGGCAGCAACCCAAATGAGAACAGCGAGGAACCACCCCAAAACAAGATATTCAAATGCTGGAATTGTTTAAAGGTTTTCCGGTCCAGTGCTGGACTGCACCGCCATGTAAATATGTACCACAACCCAGAAAAGCCGTACGCTTGTGACATCTGCCACAAGCGCTTCCATACCAACTTCAAAGTGTGGACTCACTGCCAAACTCAGCATGGTGTAGTACAAAACCCAGCAtcatcctccagctcctctgtacTGGATGAGAAATTTCAAAAGAAGTTGATAGATATTGTGCGAGAAAGAGAAATAAAGAAAGCTTTGCTCTGGAAGCTAAAAAGAAACAAGCAGGGTTTACAGTCTTCTGCACATACCAAAAAGAGATTAAGGCCCAGCTTCATATGTCCATATTGTGGGAAGGTATTTGTTTTCCAGTCTCAGTACAGGCAACATTTAAGGACACATCCTGCTGAAAAGCCTGACCAGGACACAGAAAGTGAGAGCATCCTTTACCAGGAACAGGATGAGATCACTCAACAGAAGAACATTGACACAGGTGTTTACTCCTGTAAACTGTGTAACATGAAGCTGTCATCACTTTTAGAACAGGGAGACCATGAAAGAGGCTGTCGTCATGCAACCGTGTGCCCTTACTGCGGTCTCCGATTCTCAAGTCCAGGTGTCAAAAAAGACCATGAGGCACACTGTAAATACAAGAAGCTGACATGCCTGGAGTGCATGCGGACCTTTAAGTCGTCCTTCAGCATATGGCGCCACCAGGTGGAAGTCCATAACCACAACATCATGACTGTTAAAGACCAAATGCACCTAAAGCAACAAGAAAACAGTGAAGAGGCTTCTGAAATCCTCGGAGAAGAGCATTACAGTGAGGAGACTCTAGGGACTGGGAGGTCTAGAGAGAACATCAGTTACAGTGACTCCTCGGGTCCACCCATGTACGACTCGGAAGACTCTTCGTCATATGTGCCTGAGGACCTGAGCATGGGCCACCATGGCAGGCTGGTTGTGAAGGAGGAGCCATTAGAGGAGGCAGTGAGTGAAAGGGACAACACAGAGGCTGCCAAAACCGGGCCTGAGGAACCCGGAGTGTGGCCATGTGAGAAATGTGGAAATCTTTTCAGCTCTCGCAAAGACCTGGAACGACACCAGGAGCTGCTATGCCACATTAAACCATTCATCTGTCACATCTGCAACAAAGCCTTCAGGACCAACTTCCGCCTTTGGAGCCATTTCCAGTCCCACATGTCGACTGCTAGCGAACCTGGAGCCAAAGAGATCAACAGAAACCCCTCGCCTTTGTCCCCCTCCCCTCCATTGACCCCTCAAACCTCAGAGCGTCCCTCCCCACAGGCCTCTGTGCTCAAATCCACACAGGCAGCACCAGTCCCGGAAGTGATGGCTGAAGAGTCCAGCAGCCCAGAGCCCTGTAGCTCGTCGGTAAACATGACGAAGAGGCCAGAACTAGAGCGTCAATCCAGCAGCCACAGCCCTTTATCCAGGTCAAACAGCACTGAGAATCCAGGTGGCCCTCAGGAACCGGACACACTCTTTTACCATGCACCGTCTCTCTCTGCCTTGACATTTAAGAGGCAGTACATGTGCAAACTCTGCCACAGGACCTTCAAGACAGCCTTTAGCTTGTGGAGCCATGagcagagtcacagccacatgtAA
- the atg101 gene encoding autophagy-related protein 101 has translation MNCRSEVLEVTVESRQVEEAMLALLHTILLHRSTGKFHYKKEGTYSIGTVGTLDFDCDFIDFTFVRVSSEELDRVIRKAVAEFKDALSNSGSDGMGQISLEFYQKKKSRWPFSDECIPWEVWSIKVNVVNLANEQERQICREKVGEKLGEKVINVVEVINRHEYLPKMPTQSEVDNVFDTSLKDVQPYLYKITYQITDSLGTSVSTTMRRLIKDTLAL, from the exons ATGAATTGCCGCTCGGAAGTTCTTGAGGTAACAGTGGAGtcgaggcaggtggaggaagctATGTTAGCTTTGCTACACACCATTTTACTGCATCGCAGCACTGGCAAGTTTCACTACAAAAAGGAGGGCACTTACTCCATCGGCACAGTGGGCACACTAGACTTCGACTGCGACTTCATCGACTTCACTTTCGTCAGAGTGTCTTCAGAGGAGCTGGATAGAGTAATAAGGAAAGCCGTGGCTGAATTCAAG GATGCTTTGAGCAACTCCGGCAGCGATGGCATGGGACAGATCTCCCTGGAGTTCTACCAGAAGAAGAAGTCTCGCTGGCCCTTTTCAGACGAATGCATTCCATGGGAAGTGTGGAGCATCAAAGTCAATGTTGTGAATCTGGCCAATGAGCAGGAGAGACAGAtctgcagagagaaagtggGTGAGAAGCTGGGtgagaaggtcatcaacgtcgTTGAGGTCATAAACCGCCATGAATACCTGCCAAAAATGCCCACCCAGTCTGAAGTAGACAACGTTTTTGACACCAGTCTCAAAGACGTGCAGCCTTACCTGTACAAAATCACATACCAGATCACAGACTCGCTGGGCACCTCTGTAAGCACCACCATGAGGAGGCTCATTAAGGACACGCTTGCATTGTGA